A single genomic interval of Nocardioides nitrophenolicus harbors:
- a CDS encoding helix-hairpin-helix domain-containing protein, which produces MSVRRSTARSEPPADAAARRLALIAADLGVAPVPAGSALAGSVPAVPAATGSPAADPVEPWWADHTRIADPVRSARAATGESPGPVLPALPVPALPEPGRHAARRRRSRPTPRPALAPLVDRLPTLGLPQVAVVALVVAVGLAVTTWWVMRERPEALSAVAAEPTAPLVAATPAAPPASVPSGAPAGEASPTSGATVTIDVAGKVRRPGIVVLDAGARVTDALTAAGGARRGVDLTPLNLARVLVDGEQIVVGGPARSGATPPATTGPDAAAGPLVNLNTAGQAELESLPQVGPVTAQSIIAWRDAHGGFTSIDELLEVDGIGPKTLAQITPHATV; this is translated from the coding sequence ATGTCCGTACGCCGCTCCACCGCCCGCTCCGAGCCGCCCGCCGACGCCGCGGCGCGGCGGTTGGCGCTGATCGCCGCCGATCTGGGAGTCGCGCCCGTCCCGGCCGGGTCGGCGCTCGCGGGCTCGGTCCCGGCGGTGCCCGCCGCGACCGGGTCGCCCGCGGCCGACCCGGTCGAGCCCTGGTGGGCCGACCACACCCGCATCGCCGACCCGGTGCGGTCCGCCCGGGCGGCGACGGGGGAGTCGCCCGGGCCGGTGCTGCCGGCGCTGCCGGTGCCGGCGCTGCCCGAGCCGGGGAGGCACGCCGCCCGCCGGCGACGCTCCCGGCCCACCCCGCGGCCCGCCCTCGCCCCGCTCGTCGACCGCCTTCCCACGCTCGGGCTGCCCCAGGTCGCGGTGGTCGCGCTGGTGGTCGCCGTCGGCCTGGCGGTCACCACCTGGTGGGTGATGCGCGAGCGCCCCGAGGCGCTGTCCGCCGTCGCGGCCGAGCCGACCGCGCCGCTGGTGGCGGCCACGCCCGCCGCGCCACCGGCGTCGGTTCCCTCCGGTGCGCCGGCCGGGGAGGCGTCCCCGACGAGCGGGGCGACGGTCACCATCGACGTGGCGGGCAAGGTGCGCCGGCCGGGGATCGTCGTCCTCGACGCGGGGGCGCGGGTCACCGACGCGCTCACGGCCGCCGGTGGCGCCCGCCGAGGCGTGGACCTGACGCCGCTCAACCTGGCCCGGGTCCTGGTCGACGGCGAGCAGATCGTGGTCGGCGGCCCCGCCCGGTCGGGGGCGACGCCTCCCGCGACCACCGGGCCCGACGCGGCCGCCGGTCCGCTGGTCAACCTCAACACCGCGGGTCAGGCCGAGCTCGAGTCGCTGCCCCAGGTCGGTCCGGTCACGGCTCAGTCGATCATCGCCTGGCGCGACGCCCACGGCGGCTTCACCAGCATCGACGAGCTGCTCGAGGTCGACGGGATCGGACCCAAGACGCTCGCCCAGATCAC
- the leuS gene encoding leucine--tRNA ligase: MSETVASSEVHYDVHAVEEKWLPVWERLDPFRADDAVVLAGDKPKFYGLTMFPYPSGDLHMGHAEVMALHDVLCRYKRFRGFEVLNPMGWDSFGLPAENAAIKNDEHPATYTYANIETQFGSFKKYGLSFDWSRRLHTSDPEYYKWTQWLFLKLREQGLAYRKNSPVNWCPNDQTVLANEQVLADGTCERCGAEVTKKELTQWYFKTTAYAQELYDSLDDLQDTWIPKVVNAQRNWIGRSEGAHVSFDVEGHDPITVFTTRPDTLVGATFMVVAADARLAQELVAPERARALADYVADVRKASDIDRLATDRPKTGVDLGVTATNPLTGEQIPVWAADYVLADYGTGAIMAVPAHDERDREFAEKFGLPIVAVYDDEQPYDKAAEVSKAIAAIEASGHGEGTVNFRLRDWLLSRQRYWGAPIPIIHCPVDGEVAVPEDQLPVELPELRGADLKPKGTSPLGAATEWVNVTCPTCGGPATRDTDTMDTFVDSSWYFFRYLSAHDSTQAFDPALAKAWGPVDFYLGGSEHAVLHLLYARFFTKALRDMGLIDWDEPFSAYLSQGTVINNGHKMSKSLGNGVALGAQLDEYGVDAVRLTLVFASPPEDNIDWADVSPAGSAKFLQRAWRLSGDVTSAPGTDPSTGDLALRKVTHKTVEEAAHLLDSYRFNVVVARTMELVNATRKAIDAGCGPADPAVREAAEAVAILLSLVAPYTAEEMWARLGHEPSVAQAAWPSVDPALLVEDAVTAVVQIQGKVRGRLEVAPDISEADLEAAALADPAVVKAIDGRAVRKVIVRAPKLVNIVV; the protein is encoded by the coding sequence GTGAGTGAAACGGTCGCATCCTCCGAGGTCCACTACGACGTCCATGCCGTCGAGGAGAAGTGGCTTCCGGTCTGGGAGCGGCTCGACCCGTTCCGCGCGGACGACGCCGTGGTGCTCGCCGGTGACAAGCCGAAGTTCTACGGGCTGACCATGTTCCCCTACCCCAGCGGCGACCTCCACATGGGTCACGCCGAGGTGATGGCCCTCCACGACGTGCTGTGCCGCTACAAGCGCTTCCGCGGCTTCGAGGTCCTCAACCCGATGGGCTGGGACTCCTTCGGCCTGCCCGCCGAGAACGCCGCGATCAAGAACGACGAGCACCCGGCGACCTACACCTACGCCAACATCGAGACGCAGTTCGGCTCGTTCAAGAAGTACGGCCTGAGCTTCGACTGGTCGCGGCGGCTGCACACCTCGGACCCCGAGTACTACAAGTGGACCCAGTGGCTCTTCCTCAAGCTGCGCGAGCAGGGCCTGGCCTACCGCAAGAACTCGCCGGTCAACTGGTGCCCCAACGACCAGACGGTGCTGGCCAACGAGCAGGTGCTGGCCGACGGCACCTGTGAGCGGTGCGGCGCCGAGGTCACCAAGAAGGAGCTGACGCAGTGGTACTTCAAGACCACGGCGTACGCGCAGGAGCTCTACGACTCCCTCGACGACCTGCAGGACACCTGGATCCCGAAGGTCGTCAACGCCCAGCGCAACTGGATCGGCCGCTCCGAGGGCGCCCACGTGTCCTTCGACGTCGAGGGACACGACCCGATCACGGTCTTCACGACCCGGCCCGACACCCTGGTCGGTGCGACCTTCATGGTGGTCGCCGCGGACGCCAGGCTGGCCCAGGAGCTGGTGGCGCCGGAGCGGGCGCGGGCGCTCGCCGACTACGTCGCCGACGTACGCAAGGCATCCGACATCGACCGGCTGGCCACCGACCGTCCCAAGACGGGGGTCGACCTGGGCGTCACGGCCACCAACCCGCTGACCGGCGAGCAGATCCCGGTCTGGGCGGCCGACTACGTCCTGGCCGACTACGGCACCGGCGCGATCATGGCGGTGCCCGCCCATGACGAGCGCGACCGTGAGTTCGCGGAGAAGTTCGGGCTGCCGATCGTCGCGGTCTACGACGACGAGCAGCCCTACGACAAGGCGGCCGAGGTCTCGAAGGCGATCGCCGCCATCGAGGCGAGCGGTCACGGCGAGGGCACGGTCAACTTCCGGCTGCGCGACTGGCTGCTCTCGCGCCAGCGCTACTGGGGCGCGCCGATCCCCATCATCCACTGCCCGGTCGACGGCGAGGTCGCCGTCCCCGAGGACCAGCTGCCGGTCGAGCTCCCGGAGCTGCGTGGTGCCGACCTGAAGCCGAAGGGCACCTCTCCGCTGGGCGCGGCGACCGAGTGGGTCAACGTCACCTGCCCGACGTGCGGTGGTCCCGCCACGCGCGACACCGACACCATGGACACCTTCGTGGACTCGTCGTGGTACTTCTTCCGCTACCTCTCGGCCCACGACAGCACACAGGCGTTCGACCCCGCGCTGGCCAAGGCCTGGGGGCCGGTGGACTTCTACCTCGGCGGCTCCGAGCACGCCGTGCTCCACCTGCTCTACGCACGCTTCTTCACCAAGGCGCTGCGCGACATGGGCCTGATCGACTGGGACGAGCCGTTCTCGGCGTACCTGTCCCAGGGCACGGTCATCAACAACGGCCACAAGATGAGCAAGTCCCTCGGCAACGGCGTCGCGCTGGGCGCCCAGCTCGACGAGTACGGCGTCGACGCGGTCCGGCTGACGCTGGTGTTCGCCAGCCCGCCGGAGGACAACATCGACTGGGCGGACGTCTCGCCCGCCGGGTCGGCGAAGTTCCTGCAGCGCGCCTGGCGGCTCTCCGGTGATGTCACCTCGGCGCCGGGCACCGACCCGAGCACCGGAGACCTGGCGCTGCGCAAGGTGACCCACAAGACCGTCGAGGAGGCCGCGCACCTGCTCGACTCCTACCGGTTCAACGTGGTCGTCGCGCGCACCATGGAGCTGGTCAACGCCACCCGCAAGGCCATCGACGCGGGCTGCGGCCCGGCCGACCCGGCGGTGCGCGAGGCCGCGGAGGCGGTGGCGATCCTGCTGTCCCTGGTGGCGCCGTACACCGCCGAGGAGATGTGGGCCCGGCTCGGTCACGAGCCGTCGGTCGCCCAGGCCGCCTGGCCGAGCGTCGACCCGGCGCTGCTGGTCGAGGACGCGGTGACCGCGGTCGTGCAGATCCAGGGCAAGGTCCGCGGCCGGCTGGAGGTCGCGCCCGACATCAGCGAGGCCGACCTCGAGGCCGCCGCGCTCGCCGACCCCGCGGTGGTGAAGGCGATCGACGGACGCGCGGTGCGCAAGGTGATCGTGCGCGCGCCGAAGCTCGTCAACATCGTCGTCTGA
- a CDS encoding DegV family protein, which yields MSIVVVTDSTSTVPAEVAEASGVHVVPLQVVIDDDVFDEGAEEVTPERLAVALKEKRAVSTSRASPAVFADLYERLAAEGATEIVSVHLSAEVSGTFESALVASREAPVPVTCVDTRQVGVATGYAVESALDVIAAGGTAAEAAEAARLRAAGATSLFYVHTLEYLRRGGRVGAAAAVFGGALAVKPLLGIVDGVISPQEKVRTAAKAIARLEALAVEAAGDVPVEVCVAHLAAEERAAAMAARLAEALGEQLVPARSGEVVRCVELGGVLGAHVGPGMLAICVAPTL from the coding sequence ATGTCGATCGTCGTGGTCACCGACTCCACCTCGACCGTCCCGGCCGAGGTCGCGGAGGCCAGCGGGGTCCACGTCGTCCCTCTGCAGGTGGTCATCGACGACGACGTCTTCGACGAGGGCGCCGAGGAGGTCACCCCGGAGCGGCTCGCGGTCGCGCTCAAGGAGAAGCGCGCGGTGAGTACCTCCCGGGCCTCGCCGGCGGTGTTCGCCGACCTCTACGAGCGGCTCGCCGCGGAGGGCGCGACCGAGATCGTGTCCGTCCACCTCTCCGCCGAGGTCAGCGGCACCTTCGAGTCGGCCCTGGTCGCCTCGCGGGAGGCGCCGGTGCCGGTGACCTGCGTCGACACCCGGCAGGTCGGCGTCGCGACGGGCTACGCCGTCGAGTCGGCCCTGGACGTGATCGCCGCCGGCGGCACGGCTGCCGAGGCCGCGGAGGCCGCCCGGCTGCGCGCCGCGGGCGCCACCTCGCTGTTCTACGTCCACACCCTCGAGTACCTGCGCCGCGGGGGTCGGGTCGGTGCGGCCGCCGCGGTCTTCGGCGGGGCGCTCGCGGTCAAGCCGCTGCTCGGCATCGTCGACGGCGTGATCTCGCCCCAGGAGAAGGTCCGCACCGCCGCCAAGGCGATCGCCCGCCTCGAGGCGCTGGCGGTGGAGGCCGCGGGGGACGTGCCGGTCGAGGTGTGCGTCGCCCACCTGGCCGCCGAGGAGCGCGCCGCGGCGATGGCCGCGCGGCTCGCGGAGGCCCTCGGCGAGCAGCTCGTCCCGGCGCGCTCGGGCGAGGTCGTGCGGTGCGTCGAGCTCGGCGGGGTGCTCGGCGCCCACGTCGGGCCGGGCATGCTGGCGATCTGCGTGGCGCCCACTCTCTGA
- a CDS encoding TetR/AcrR family transcriptional regulator produces the protein MAAEVDSRRRRIIDATLDVIRDHGLAGARTLEIARRAGVSTGLVLYHFGTLDGLVAAAMEESEDRYYRSLEDGSTDRPAPERLCLLVERSGAPDTGIGAWILWMEFWVRALRDPATAALCAALEARWRALLRSVIDQGISEGCFTTVAPADAVVRLSALLDGLSVAATFGDREVPVASIPRLWLEAAARELGCDPVLLGLSR, from the coding sequence ATGGCAGCCGAGGTGGACTCCCGGCGACGCCGGATCATCGACGCCACGCTCGACGTGATCCGCGACCACGGACTCGCGGGCGCCCGCACCCTCGAGATCGCGCGGCGTGCCGGAGTGAGCACCGGCTTGGTTCTCTACCACTTCGGCACCCTCGACGGTCTGGTCGCCGCGGCGATGGAGGAGTCGGAGGACCGCTACTACCGCAGCCTCGAGGACGGCTCGACCGACCGCCCGGCTCCGGAGCGGCTGTGCCTGCTCGTCGAGCGCTCCGGCGCGCCCGACACTGGCATCGGTGCCTGGATCCTGTGGATGGAGTTCTGGGTGCGAGCGCTCCGTGACCCGGCCACGGCCGCGCTGTGCGCCGCCCTGGAGGCGCGGTGGCGTGCGCTGCTGCGATCGGTGATCGACCAGGGGATCAGCGAGGGCTGCTTCACCACGGTGGCGCCGGCGGACGCCGTGGTGCGGCTGTCGGCGCTGCTCGACGGTCTCTCGGTCGCGGCGACGTTCGGCGACCGCGAGGTCCCGGTGGCCTCGATCCCGCGCCTGTGGCTGGAGGCGGCGGCCCGCGAGCTGGGCTGCGATCCGGTCCTGCTCGGCCTGAGCCGATAG
- a CDS encoding ABC transporter ATP-binding protein: MEPVIERPLAALWQRYRRYRGRFVLAVAMSTLNKLADVVPELLIGAAVDVVVRGSDSFVAGLVGAESRHAQLAWLAVINIVVWVVESASEYAAAVLWRGLAQAIEHDLRVEAYDHAQHLHLGWHESRTTGATLATLNDDVNQLERMLDIGLPAILQTALNVLLVGIVFALASWQLLLYAFLPIPVIVLGSLVFQRRLEPLYDDVREKVGDLSGALSANLAGIATIKSFTAEDRERDRIEQVSGAYRDTNLRAIRSSAAFVPLVRMAILAGFTCTLLLGGWATLDGDLELGLYSVLVFMTQRLLWPMTDVAEVLDLYQRGRASTARILALLAEPVTVPAGARRLAKPVRGRVELRSVRAGYADGPDVLHDLDLVVPAGETHAIVGPTGAGKSSLLRLVLRFDDPRSGAVLLDGSDVRELDWDSLRGSVGYVAQDVYLFSGTIADNIAYGRPDATRAQVVAAAEAAAVASYVEGLADGYDTWVGERGVTLSGGQRQRIALARALLREPALLVLDEATSAVDNETEAAIQRSLRVAGERCTTIVVAHRLSTVRHAHRIWVLDGGRVAEAGTHDELVALDGAYAALWRVQTGEAEA, from the coding sequence GTGGAGCCGGTGATCGAGCGACCGCTGGCCGCGCTGTGGCAGCGCTACCGCCGCTACCGCGGCCGGTTCGTGCTCGCGGTCGCGATGTCGACGCTGAACAAGCTCGCCGACGTGGTCCCCGAGCTGCTCATCGGCGCGGCCGTCGACGTCGTCGTCCGCGGCTCCGACTCGTTCGTCGCCGGCCTGGTCGGCGCCGAGTCGCGCCATGCCCAGCTGGCGTGGCTGGCCGTCATCAACATCGTCGTCTGGGTGGTCGAGTCGGCCTCGGAGTACGCCGCCGCCGTGCTCTGGCGCGGCCTGGCCCAGGCCATCGAGCACGACCTGCGGGTCGAGGCCTACGACCACGCGCAGCACCTGCACCTCGGCTGGCACGAGTCGCGGACCACCGGGGCGACCCTCGCCACCCTCAACGACGACGTCAACCAGCTCGAGCGGATGCTCGACATCGGCCTGCCCGCGATCCTGCAGACCGCGCTCAACGTGCTGCTCGTCGGGATCGTGTTCGCCCTCGCCTCCTGGCAGCTCCTGCTCTACGCCTTCCTGCCCATCCCCGTCATCGTGCTCGGCTCGCTGGTCTTCCAGCGTCGCCTCGAGCCGCTGTACGACGACGTGCGCGAGAAGGTCGGCGACCTGTCCGGCGCCCTGAGCGCCAACCTGGCCGGCATCGCCACCATCAAGTCCTTCACCGCCGAGGACCGGGAGCGGGACCGGATCGAGCAGGTCTCCGGCGCCTACCGCGACACCAACCTGCGCGCCATCCGCTCCTCGGCCGCGTTCGTCCCCCTGGTGCGGATGGCGATCCTCGCCGGCTTCACCTGCACCCTGCTGCTCGGCGGCTGGGCCACCCTCGACGGCGACCTGGAGCTGGGCCTCTACTCCGTCCTGGTCTTCATGACCCAGCGGCTGCTCTGGCCGATGACCGACGTTGCCGAGGTGCTCGACCTCTACCAGCGCGGTCGCGCGTCGACCGCCCGGATCCTCGCGCTGCTCGCCGAGCCGGTCACGGTGCCCGCCGGCGCGCGGCGCCTGGCGAAGCCGGTCCGTGGCCGGGTCGAGCTGCGCTCCGTCCGCGCCGGGTACGCCGACGGCCCGGACGTGCTGCACGACCTGGACCTCGTCGTGCCGGCGGGGGAGACGCACGCGATCGTCGGCCCCACCGGCGCCGGCAAGTCCTCGCTGCTGCGGCTGGTGCTGCGCTTCGACGACCCGCGTTCCGGCGCCGTCCTGCTCGACGGCAGCGACGTCCGCGAGCTCGACTGGGACTCGCTGCGCGGGTCGGTGGGCTACGTCGCCCAGGACGTCTACCTGTTCTCCGGCACGATCGCGGACAACATCGCCTACGGCCGGCCCGACGCGACCCGCGCCCAGGTGGTCGCCGCGGCGGAGGCCGCCGCCGTGGCGTCGTACGTCGAGGGGCTGGCCGACGGCTACGACACCTGGGTCGGCGAGCGCGGCGTGACCCTCTCCGGCGGGCAGCGGCAGCGGATCGCGCTGGCGCGGGCGCTGCTGCGCGAGCCGGCACTGCTGGTCCTCGACGAGGCGACCAGCGCGGTCGACAACGAGACCGAGGCGGCGATCCAGCGCTCGCTGCGCGTCGCGGGGGAGCGGTGCACCACGATCGTGGTCGCGCACCGCCTGTCGACGGTGCGTCATGCCCACCGGATCTGGGTCCTCGACGGCGGCCGGGTGGCCGAGGCGGGCACCCACGACGAGCTGGTCGCGCTCGACGGCGCCTATGCCGCGCTGTGGCGGGTCCAGACGGGCGAGGCCGAAGCCTGA